The Fusobacterium sp. FSA-380-WT-3A genome has a window encoding:
- a CDS encoding SoxR reducing system RseC family protein, whose translation MESSGKVTKINGKKITVKMFKESSCAHCSGCGEASKLTREIELDFNPEEREIKVGNIVTFELADSKMLKIGFLVYVIPVIMMVVGFGIGSYLGKSEGVSVLYSFIGLVLTFLVIHLYDKFIVKEKVSMNITKVEEDNNTEEIVNCNKK comes from the coding sequence ATGGAAAGTAGTGGTAAAGTAACAAAAATAAATGGTAAAAAAATTACAGTAAAAATGTTTAAAGAAAGTTCTTGTGCTCATTGTTCAGGGTGTGGAGAAGCTAGCAAATTAACTAGAGAAATAGAGTTAGATTTTAATCCTGAGGAAAGAGAGATAAAAGTTGGAAATATTGTAACTTTTGAATTAGCAGATTCAAAAATGTTGAAGATAGGATTTTTAGTATATGTAATTCCTGTAATTATGATGGTTGTTGGATTTGGAATAGGAAGCTACTTAGGAAAAAGTGAAGGAGTAAGTGTTTTATATTCTTTTATTGGACTTGTTTTGACTTTTTTAGTTATACATCTATATGATAAATTTATTGTTAAAGAAAAAGTAAGTATGAATATAACAAAAGTCGAAGAAGATAATAATACTGAAGAGATAGTGAATTGTAATAAAAAATAA
- a CDS encoding nucleoside triphosphate pyrophosphatase — protein sequence MILASNSPRRKEILENFGFNLKIITKNIKEISDKKNITDKIMDIANKKVLAVAKDYPNDYVVGSDTVVVIDNEILGKPKNENEIYNMLKKLSNREHEVITSFSLVNISKNLSISDFEISKVQFKNISDEDIKWYIDTKEPFDKAGAYGIQGKGSFFVEKIQGDFFSIMGFPIGKFVRTLNKIGISLSDIDKL from the coding sequence ATGATTCTAGCTTCAAATTCTCCAAGAAGAAAAGAGATTTTAGAAAATTTTGGTTTTAACTTAAAAATAATTACTAAAAATATTAAAGAAATAAGTGATAAAAAAAATATAACAGATAAAATTATGGATATTGCTAATAAAAAAGTTTTAGCTGTTGCTAAAGATTATCCCAATGATTATGTAGTTGGCTCTGATACTGTAGTGGTCATAGACAATGAAATTTTAGGGAAACCTAAAAATGAAAATGAAATTTATAATATGCTAAAAAAACTTTCTAATAGAGAACATGAAGTTATAACAAGTTTTTCTTTAGTAAATATATCTAAAAATTTATCTATTTCTGATTTTGAAATTTCAAAAGTACAATTTAAAAATATAAGTGATGAAGATATAAAATGGTATATAGATACTAAAGAGCCTTTTGACAAAGCTGGAGCTTATGGAATTCAAGGGAAAGGAAGTTTCTTTGTGGAAAAAATTCAAGGAGATTTTTTCTCAATAATGGGATTTCCTATTGGAAAATTTGTTAGAACTTTAAATAAAATTGGTATCTCTCTTAGTGATATAGATAAATTATAA
- the gatA gene encoding Asp-tRNA(Asn)/Glu-tRNA(Gln) amidotransferase subunit GatA, with amino-acid sequence MKEIYELTASEVRNKILNKELTSFEVVNAIFDRIEKTDELIGSFVSLRKEKALEEAKLIDEKIARGEKVGYLAGVPVAIKDNMVSLNDPATSCSKILEGYEGIYDATVVTKLKEADAIIIGKTNMDEFAMGGSTKTSCYKLTKNPWDTSKVPGGSSGGAASSIAAQQCFISLGSDTGGSIRQPASFCGVVGLKPTYGRVSRYGLMAFASSLDQIGPLAKNVEDIALAMNVIAGYDDYDATVSKLEVPNYTEFLGKDIKGIKIGVPKEYFVDGMNEDIKRVMFEALDKLKELGAEIVDISLPHTKYALPTYYVLAPAEASANLARFDGIRYGYRSKNAKDINDLYVKSRSEGFGSEVKRRIMIGTYVLSAGFYDAYFKKAQKVRALIKADFDKAFESVDMIFTPVAPSTAFSLDAVKTPLELYLEDIFTLSANLAGVPGLSIPAGLSNGLPVGMQLLGRYFEEGKLLSVGSAFEKIRGEWKLPEGVEK; translated from the coding sequence ATGAAAGAAATTTATGAACTTACAGCTTCAGAAGTTAGAAATAAAATTCTTAACAAAGAACTTACTTCTTTTGAAGTTGTTAATGCTATATTTGATAGAATAGAAAAAACTGATGAATTAATTGGAAGTTTTGTTTCATTAAGAAAAGAAAAAGCTCTTGAAGAGGCAAAATTAATTGATGAAAAAATTGCTAGAGGTGAAAAGGTAGGATATCTTGCTGGAGTTCCTGTGGCTATAAAAGATAATATGGTATCACTTAATGACCCTGCTACTTCTTGTTCTAAAATTCTTGAAGGTTATGAGGGAATTTATGATGCTACTGTTGTTACAAAATTAAAAGAAGCTGATGCAATAATTATAGGAAAAACTAATATGGATGAGTTTGCTATGGGAGGAAGTACAAAAACTTCTTGTTACAAACTTACAAAAAATCCTTGGGATACTTCAAAAGTTCCTGGAGGAAGTAGTGGAGGAGCAGCTTCTTCTATTGCTGCACAACAATGTTTTATATCTTTAGGTTCTGATACAGGTGGTAGTATTAGACAACCAGCTTCTTTCTGTGGAGTTGTTGGATTAAAACCTACTTATGGTAGAGTTTCAAGATATGGACTTATGGCTTTTGCTTCATCCCTTGACCAAATTGGACCTCTTGCAAAAAATGTAGAAGACATTGCTCTTGCTATGAATGTTATAGCTGGATATGATGATTATGATGCTACTGTTAGTAAATTAGAAGTTCCTAATTATACAGAATTTTTAGGAAAAGACATTAAAGGTATAAAAATTGGAGTTCCTAAAGAATATTTTGTAGATGGAATGAATGAAGATATTAAAAGAGTTATGTTTGAAGCTTTAGATAAATTAAAAGAATTAGGAGCAGAAATTGTAGATATTTCTCTTCCTCATACAAAATATGCTCTTCCTACTTATTATGTATTAGCTCCAGCTGAAGCTAGTGCAAACCTTGCTAGATTTGATGGAATAAGATATGGATATAGAAGTAAAAACGCTAAAGATATCAATGATTTATATGTAAAATCTAGAAGTGAAGGATTTGGTAGTGAAGTAAAAAGAAGAATTATGATAGGAACATATGTTTTAAGTGCTGGTTTCTATGATGCTTATTTCAAAAAAGCTCAAAAGGTTAGAGCTTTAATAAAAGCTGATTTTGACAAAGCTTTTGAAAGTGTAGATATGATATTTACACCTGTAGCACCTTCTACAGCATTCTCTCTTGATGCTGTAAAAACACCTTTAGAGTTATACTTAGAAGATATATTTACTCTTTCAGCAAACCTTGCTGGAGTTCCAGGACTTTCTATTCCTGCAGGACTTTCTAATGGTTTACCAGTAGGAATGCAACTTCTAGGAAGATATTTTGAAGAGGGAAAATTATTATCAGTAGGAAGTGCTTTTGAAAAAATAAGAGGGGAATGGAAACTTCCTGAGGGAGTTGAGAAATAA
- the gatB gene encoding Asp-tRNA(Asn)/Glu-tRNA(Gln) amidotransferase subunit GatB gives MIKEWESVIGLEVHLQLKTNTKVWCNCSTDYDSDEPNTHTCPICLGHPGALPKLNKKVLEYAIKTALALNCKINHECSFDRKNYFYPDTPKNYQITQFENSYAGKGYLDINVNGKEKRVGITKIQIEEDAGKSIHGVNESFINFNRASIPLVEIISEPDMRTSEEAYEYLTLLKNTIKYTGVSDVSMELGSLRCDANISVHYKGEPFGTRVEVKNLNSFKAVARAIDYEINRQIEVIEKGGVIDQETRTWDDEHQITKVMRSKEEAMDYRYFPEPDLLKVIIEDEEIERIKVLMPENIVDKIHRFINEYQIPEYDANILCEDIELADYFEKVAHASNNPKASSNWIMTEVLKYLKNNNIEIKNFPILPETLGEIITLIDKNVISSKIAKTVFEMKFTDNRTPSQIVEEEKMAQVVDSSAIESLVEEVLANNPKLIEDYKNSDEGRKPRVLKGLVGQAMKLSKGKANPQMVTDLIVAKLS, from the coding sequence ATGATAAAAGAGTGGGAATCAGTAATAGGACTTGAAGTTCATCTTCAATTAAAAACAAATACAAAAGTTTGGTGTAATTGTAGTACAGATTATGATAGTGATGAACCAAACACTCATACATGTCCAATTTGTTTAGGACATCCTGGAGCTTTACCAAAATTAAATAAAAAAGTTTTAGAGTATGCTATAAAAACAGCTCTAGCTCTTAACTGTAAAATAAATCATGAATGTTCTTTTGATAGAAAAAATTATTTCTATCCAGATACTCCTAAGAATTATCAAATAACTCAATTTGAAAATTCTTATGCTGGAAAAGGATATTTAGATATTAATGTCAATGGAAAAGAAAAAAGAGTTGGAATTACAAAAATTCAAATAGAGGAAGATGCTGGAAAATCTATCCATGGAGTTAATGAATCTTTTATTAACTTTAACAGAGCTTCTATCCCTTTAGTTGAAATTATCTCTGAACCTGATATGAGAACTTCAGAAGAAGCTTATGAATATTTAACTTTACTTAAAAATACTATAAAATATACTGGTGTAAGTGATGTTTCTATGGAGCTTGGTTCTTTAAGATGTGATGCTAATATTTCTGTTCACTATAAAGGCGAACCATTTGGAACTAGAGTAGAAGTTAAAAACTTAAACTCATTTAAAGCAGTAGCAAGAGCTATTGATTATGAAATCAATAGACAAATAGAAGTTATAGAAAAAGGTGGAGTTATAGACCAAGAAACTAGAACTTGGGATGACGAACATCAAATCACAAAAGTTATGAGAAGTAAAGAAGAGGCTATGGATTACAGATATTTCCCTGAGCCAGACCTTTTAAAAGTTATAATTGAAGATGAAGAAATCGAAAGAATAAAAGTACTTATGCCAGAAAATATAGTTGATAAAATTCATAGATTTATAAATGAATATCAAATTCCTGAATATGATGCTAATATTCTTTGTGAGGATATAGAACTTGCTGATTATTTTGAAAAAGTTGCTCATGCTTCTAACAATCCAAAAGCAAGCTCTAACTGGATAATGACAGAAGTTTTAAAATATCTAAAAAATAATAATATAGAAATTAAAAACTTCCCAATTTTACCAGAAACTTTAGGAGAAATTATAACACTTATTGACAAAAATGTTATTTCTTCAAAAATAGCAAAAACTGTTTTTGAAATGAAATTTACTGATAATAGAACTCCTTCTCAAATAGTTGAAGAGGAAAAAATGGCTCAAGTAGTTGATTCTTCTGCTATTGAATCTTTAGTTGAAGAAGTTTTAGCAAATAATCCAAAATTAATTGAGGACTATAAAAATTCTGACGAAGGAAGAAAACCTAGAGTATTAAAAGGACTTGTAGGACAAGCTATGAAACTTTCTAAAGGAAAAGCAAATCCTCAAATGGTAACAGATTTAATTGTAGCAAAATTATCTTAA
- a CDS encoding M23 family metallopeptidase, with amino-acid sequence MKNRYYVTITDLKGMKCYSFDKIVKKYLLVIGILFTFSIAALITVVLILNHKVNLYSFYRIENEKLVDKIEDNKKEYLVQLEEANKKITEKEVELENITAKIDEIEKLMGEDIGIPEELTEKEKLDLAKMSVLERRFLLEVIPSGQPLDPFKGYSSLFGTRDHPVLEKKLYHYGLDFKGTKGTKIVTTADGIIEFAGYNSGGFGNLVIVAHSYGFKTYYAHMSRIDVKVGEIVKKGQKIGEVGSTGRSTGPHLHYEIHYLGKRVNPMNFTEWSIDKYNNLFEKEKGVKWQSLVEMIRQQTQIFQEKR; translated from the coding sequence TTGAAAAATAGATACTATGTTACAATAACAGATTTAAAAGGGATGAAGTGCTATTCTTTTGATAAAATAGTAAAAAAATATTTATTAGTTATAGGAATATTATTTACTTTTAGTATAGCAGCATTAATAACTGTGGTATTAATACTTAATCATAAAGTTAATTTATATAGTTTTTATAGAATAGAAAATGAAAAATTAGTTGATAAAATAGAAGATAATAAGAAAGAATATCTTGTACAACTAGAGGAAGCAAATAAAAAAATAACAGAAAAAGAAGTAGAATTAGAAAATATTACTGCAAAAATAGATGAAATTGAAAAACTTATGGGAGAAGATATAGGAATTCCAGAGGAATTAACAGAAAAAGAGAAGTTAGATTTAGCTAAAATGAGTGTGCTAGAAAGAAGATTTTTATTAGAAGTTATTCCAAGTGGACAGCCATTAGACCCTTTTAAAGGTTATTCAAGTTTATTTGGGACAAGAGACCATCCAGTGTTAGAAAAAAAATTATACCATTATGGATTAGATTTTAAAGGAACTAAAGGAACTAAAATTGTTACTACAGCTGATGGAATTATAGAATTTGCAGGTTATAATTCAGGTGGTTTTGGAAATTTGGTTATTGTAGCTCATAGTTATGGATTTAAAACTTATTATGCTCACATGAGTAGAATAGATGTAAAAGTTGGAGAAATAGTGAAAAAAGGGCAAAAAATAGGAGAAGTAGGAAGTACGGGAAGGTCAACAGGACCACATCTTCACTATGAAATTCATTATTTAGGAAAAAGAGTAAATCCAATGAATTTTACAGAATGGAGTATAGACAAATATAACAATCTTTTTGAAAAAGAGAAGGGGGTAAAATGGCAGTCTTTAGTAGAAATGATAAGGCAACAGACACAAATTTTTCAGGAAAAGAGATAA
- a CDS encoding cysteine-rich small domain-containing protein produces the protein MENKKNYKFFQNKECEYFPCHKIKNFSEEFNCLFCYCPLYSLGENCGGNFKYTKNGIKDCSYCILPHIKNIGYEHIQKNIKKVLEKNKKNIDKWD, from the coding sequence ATGGAAAATAAAAAAAATTATAAGTTTTTTCAAAATAAAGAGTGTGAATACTTTCCCTGTCATAAAATAAAAAATTTTTCTGAAGAATTTAATTGTTTATTTTGTTATTGTCCTCTGTATTCTTTAGGAGAGAATTGTGGTGGGAATTTTAAATATACAAAAAATGGCATAAAAGATTGTTCTTACTGTATATTACCTCATATAAAAAATATAGGGTATGAACATATACAAAAAAATATAAAAAAAGTTTTAGAAAAAAATAAAAAAAATATTGACAAATGGGACTAA
- a CDS encoding toxin-antitoxin system YwqK family antitoxin, with product MKKILCFFSLIFSFSFSQNIKLEESNGILLNKENKKPFTGTLKDGKDRQYFHKGRADGKWLSFYSNGKLKTIENWKDGKLDGKYIVYTEEGKKYMEIFYDKGIEDGHYKLFNLDGSPRIVGRFKNGKATGKWKRYN from the coding sequence ATGAAAAAAATTCTATGTTTTTTTTCTCTAATATTTTCATTTTCTTTTAGTCAAAATATAAAATTAGAAGAAAGTAATGGCATATTACTAAATAAAGAAAATAAAAAACCTTTTACAGGAACTTTAAAAGATGGAAAAGACAGACAATATTTTCATAAGGGGAGAGCAGATGGAAAGTGGCTTTCTTTTTATTCTAATGGAAAATTAAAAACAATAGAAAATTGGAAAGATGGAAAATTGGATGGGAAATATATTGTTTACACAGAAGAGGGAAAAAAATATATGGAAATTTTTTATGATAAAGGAATAGAAGATGGACATTATAAACTTTTTAATCTTGATGGAAGTCCTAGAATTGTAGGCCGTTTTAAAAATGGAAAAGCTACAGGAAAGTGGAAAAGATATAATTAA
- a CDS encoding pseudouridine synthase: MRINKYLANLGIDSRRAIDKLIEEGKILVNGSVALSGMKVDENDEIIINGKNINKKTQSKKVYFMLNKPQKVLSAVKDDRGRKLVTDLIDTDERIFPIGRLDYDTEGLIILTNDGDIYNRVIHPRGEVFKTYYVEIQGNISMTSLNKIKKGIELDGKMTLPAKAKIISSTSNSTTLNVSIKEGKNRQIRRMFESVGHKVTFLKRIAIGNLLLDEKLKIGDYRPLKKIEINYLYSL; this comes from the coding sequence ATAAGAATAAATAAATATTTAGCAAATTTAGGTATAGACTCAAGAAGAGCTATTGATAAACTTATTGAAGAGGGAAAAATTTTAGTTAATGGAAGTGTGGCTCTTTCTGGGATGAAAGTTGATGAAAATGATGAAATTATCATAAATGGGAAAAACATCAATAAAAAAACTCAAAGTAAAAAAGTATATTTTATGCTTAATAAACCTCAAAAAGTTTTATCAGCTGTAAAAGATGATAGAGGTAGAAAATTAGTTACAGATTTAATAGATACAGACGAAAGAATATTTCCAATTGGTCGTCTTGATTATGATACAGAGGGACTTATTATTCTAACCAATGATGGAGATATTTATAACAGAGTAATTCATCCTAGAGGAGAAGTTTTTAAAACTTATTATGTAGAAATTCAAGGAAATATCTCTATGACGTCTCTTAATAAGATAAAAAAAGGGATTGAGTTAGATGGAAAAATGACTCTTCCTGCAAAGGCAAAAATTATCTCTTCTACATCTAATAGTACAACTTTAAATGTATCTATAAAAGAAGGAAAAAATAGACAAATAAGAAGAATGTTTGAAAGTGTTGGACATAAAGTAACATTTTTAAAAAGAATTGCTATTGGTAATTTACTTTTAGATGAAAAACTTAAAATTGGTGATTATCGTCCACTTAAAAAAATTGAAATAAATTATCTATACTCATTGTAA
- the gatC gene encoding Asp-tRNA(Asn)/Glu-tRNA(Gln) amidotransferase subunit GatC produces the protein MALTREEVLKVAKLAKLEFNNDEIEKYQTELNEILNYIDMLNELDTENIKPLSQVNNDTNNLREDEVKPSLSVKDALKNAPEEIDGTVVVPKVVGGE, from the coding sequence ATGGCTTTAACTAGAGAAGAAGTCTTAAAAGTAGCAAAACTTGCTAAACTTGAATTTAACAATGATGAAATTGAAAAATATCAAACTGAATTAAATGAAATTTTAAATTACATTGATATGTTAAATGAATTAGACACAGAAAATATTAAACCTTTATCTCAGGTAAACAATGATACTAATAATTTAAGGGAAGATGAAGTTAAACCTTCTCTTTCTGTAAAAGATGCTTTAAAAAATGCTCCTGAAGAAATTGATGGTACTGTTGTAGTTCCTAAAGTTGTTGGTGGAGAGTAA
- a CDS encoding polymer-forming cytoskeletal protein → MAVFSRNDKATDTNFSGKEITNIASESEVKGDFKIAGNLQVDGKVSGKIYCNSEVVLSKTSVCDGSIIARKITVQGKYTGHLEADYIELIDNCVVSGEIISNRILMKEGVIFEGTSKHREAFLPDKNIILEIEKKK, encoded by the coding sequence ATGGCAGTCTTTAGTAGAAATGATAAGGCAACAGACACAAATTTTTCAGGAAAAGAGATAACAAATATTGCATCTGAAAGTGAAGTAAAGGGAGATTTTAAAATAGCTGGAAATCTTCAAGTAGATGGAAAAGTTTCAGGAAAAATCTACTGTAATTCAGAGGTTGTGCTTTCTAAAACTAGTGTTTGTGATGGAAGTATAATAGCTAGAAAGATAACTGTCCAAGGAAAATATACAGGACATTTAGAAGCTGATTATATTGAGCTTATAGATAATTGTGTTGTTAGTGGGGAAATTATAAGTAATAGAATATTAATGAAAGAGGGCGTTATATTTGAAGGTACTAGCAAACACAGAGAAGCTTTTTTGCCAGATAAAAATATAATATTAGAAATTGAAAAGAAAAAATAA
- the scpB gene encoding SMC-Scp complex subunit ScpB — protein MENFLINVDELKNKIEAILFIGGEDIKIKDISKFFGIPIDKLIPIIYELKGERKSSGINIEISDSNIYLVSNPKYGGVINNFFEQEKKPKKLSAATLETLSIIAYNQPITKSEIESIRGVNVDSIIGNLESRKFIRICGKKETVGRPNLYEVTEKFLGYLGIDYVNELPNYQEIKEQIERLSYSENKGNE, from the coding sequence ATGGAAAATTTCTTAATCAATGTTGATGAATTAAAAAATAAAATAGAGGCTATCCTTTTTATAGGTGGAGAAGATATAAAAATAAAAGATATATCTAAATTTTTTGGAATTCCTATAGATAAACTTATACCTATTATATATGAATTAAAAGGTGAAAGAAAATCATCTGGAATAAATATAGAAATCTCTGATTCTAATATTTATTTAGTTTCTAATCCAAAATATGGTGGTGTTATAAACAATTTCTTCGAGCAAGAGAAAAAACCTAAAAAATTATCTGCTGCTACCTTAGAAACTCTTTCTATAATAGCTTATAATCAACCTATTACAAAAAGTGAAATTGAATCTATAAGAGGAGTTAATGTAGATAGTATTATTGGAAACTTAGAGAGTAGAAAGTTTATAAGAATTTGTGGAAAAAAAGAAACTGTTGGAAGACCTAATCTTTATGAGGTTACAGAAAAATTTCTTGGATATTTAGGGATAGATTATGTTAATGAACTACCTAATTATCAAGAGATAAAAGAACAAATTGAAAGATTAAGTTATAGTGAAAATAAAGGAAATGAATAA
- a CDS encoding PD-(D/E)XK nuclease family protein — protein MRFEYINFKEDYIKNIENKETTLLVFNDYFLKNYYLRNREKNILEKEGTFLTLEEFQKNIFTTDKIVLTEAKRPLTLYKNISTSLKEEFNINNYYDIIDIADLFFKYYKELNINLIQNIDISLLKDWQIDKIEKFQKMKKEYDKFLEKNNFIPSDWIINLDNFSENFLKKFKKIIFIDIPYFTPILKKVLEKIENYLEIEIIIQGDSKIYNEKELKFNKLGINKNIFLNKENIKIYQISEDIEEILNLLALLDEKEKVSYIYTPNVEGNNFSKLLPKYFYTGKLKKLEETEFYKFLKIQSDLLFSIEPKKRKGIKVEILKEALDNKIFTKIYGIDREIKKDFFQIFNREYKYLDEIIFEKTEIFTDDKKIRVEKIFKEIKKDLEKIEKFKTVDEFYNYFKEIGFENLIENIYTDFLEKFHEVIFNIKSSELLFGKNGFKEIFNKEIGKYLYILLGKYMEGIELESVDKEKTIEIKGIIRDIQESRLNFRGEAYFIDINNNFIPKIKDKHQIFTDRQLNQMGFITEEEKINILKYRFLQGILNADKNIIFYKKDSDSKIDKSSFLEEIILECGITIDENKLNKETINNIIEEYFFREKDFNIISDNYQMKKDFSRLINEDGKMTFGTYDALQLEKCQYRYFLEKVVGIAEDIEDEFGSSFALLGNIVHKIFEEIVDKTYYNIIKKRDFSIDERLIDKILNQELEKNSMKIPVYMDLYFQKIMIPTIKNGVKTFYKKIEKEFSDKKINTFFSEKGRVYFSDYNEDDKTKPDIVLKGRIDLVVDCQEEKYIIDYKTGGTADGQLDIYSLMLYGDSNVAKKIIYNVIKEEMKEIEENLVTKEKLNEILNNFIEEKNYLRAEKISECRNCGFLNICRRDVI, from the coding sequence ATGAGGTTTGAATATATTAATTTTAAAGAAGATTATATAAAAAATATAGAGAATAAAGAAACAACTCTTTTAGTTTTTAATGATTATTTTTTAAAGAACTATTATTTAAGAAATAGAGAAAAAAATATATTAGAAAAAGAGGGAACATTTTTAACTTTAGAGGAATTTCAAAAAAATATTTTTACAACTGACAAAATAGTACTTACAGAAGCTAAAAGACCTCTTACTTTGTATAAGAATATCTCTACTTCTTTAAAAGAGGAATTTAATATAAACAATTATTATGATATTATTGATATTGCAGACTTATTTTTTAAATATTATAAAGAATTAAATATAAATCTTATTCAAAATATAGATATCTCTCTATTAAAAGATTGGCAGATTGATAAAATAGAGAAATTTCAAAAAATGAAAAAAGAATATGATAAATTTTTAGAAAAGAATAACTTTATTCCAAGTGATTGGATAATAAATTTAGATAATTTTAGTGAAAATTTTTTAAAAAAATTTAAGAAAATAATTTTTATAGATATTCCATATTTTACTCCTATCTTAAAAAAAGTTTTAGAAAAGATAGAAAACTATCTTGAAATAGAGATTATAATTCAAGGAGATTCAAAAATATATAATGAAAAAGAATTAAAGTTTAATAAACTTGGAATAAATAAAAATATATTTTTAAATAAAGAGAATATAAAAATTTATCAAATAAGCGAAGATATAGAGGAAATATTGAATTTACTAGCTCTTTTAGATGAAAAAGAAAAAGTAAGTTATATATATACCCCTAATGTAGAGGGAAATAATTTTTCTAAACTTTTACCAAAATATTTTTATACAGGAAAATTAAAAAAATTAGAAGAAACAGAATTTTATAAATTTTTGAAAATACAAAGTGACTTACTTTTTTCAATAGAGCCTAAAAAGAGAAAGGGAATAAAAGTAGAAATATTAAAAGAAGCTTTAGATAATAAAATTTTTACTAAAATATATGGAATAGATAGAGAGATAAAAAAAGATTTTTTTCAAATTTTTAATAGAGAGTATAAATATTTAGATGAAATCATATTTGAAAAAACAGAAATTTTTACAGATGATAAAAAGATTAGAGTAGAGAAAATTTTTAAAGAGATAAAAAAAGATTTAGAAAAAATTGAAAAATTTAAAACAGTTGATGAATTTTATAATTATTTTAAAGAGATTGGATTTGAAAATTTAATTGAAAATATATACACAGACTTTTTAGAAAAATTCCATGAAGTTATTTTTAATATAAAAAGTAGTGAACTTCTATTTGGAAAAAATGGATTTAAGGAGATTTTTAATAAGGAGATTGGAAAATACCTATATATTTTACTTGGGAAATATATGGAAGGGATTGAGTTAGAATCTGTAGATAAAGAAAAAACTATTGAGATAAAAGGAATAATAAGAGATATTCAAGAATCGAGATTAAATTTTAGAGGAGAGGCTTATTTTATAGATATAAATAATAATTTTATTCCTAAAATAAAAGATAAACATCAAATTTTTACAGATAGACAACTTAATCAAATGGGATTTATAACAGAAGAAGAAAAGATAAATATATTAAAATATAGATTTTTACAGGGAATATTAAATGCTGATAAAAATATAATCTTCTATAAAAAAGATAGTGATAGTAAAATTGATAAATCTTCATTTTTAGAAGAGATAATTTTAGAGTGTGGAATAACAATAGATGAAAATAAACTGAATAAAGAAACTATAAACAATATTATAGAGGAATATTTCTTTAGAGAAAAAGATTTTAATATAATAAGTGACAATTATCAAATGAAAAAAGATTTTTCTAGATTAATAAATGAAGATGGAAAAATGACTTTTGGAACTTATGATGCTTTACAACTGGAAAAATGTCAATATAGATATTTTTTAGAAAAAGTAGTTGGAATTGCTGAAGATATAGAAGATGAGTTTGGAAGTTCTTTTGCTCTTTTAGGAAATATAGTTCATAAGATTTTTGAAGAGATAGTTGATAAAACTTATTATAATATTATTAAAAAGAGAGATTTTTCTATAGATGAAAGATTAATAGATAAAATTTTAAATCAAGAATTAGAGAAAAATTCTATGAAAATACCTGTTTATATGGACTTATATTTTCAAAAGATAATGATACCCACAATAAAAAATGGAGTAAAAACTTTTTATAAAAAAATAGAAAAAGAATTTTCTGATAAAAAAATAAATACTTTCTTTAGTGAAAAAGGGAGAGTTTATTTTAGTGATTATAATGAAGATGATAAAACAAAACCAGACATAGTTTTGAAAGGAAGAATAGACTTAGTTGTAGATTGCCAAGAGGAAAAATATATAATAGATTATAAAACAGGTGGAACAGCAGATGGGCAACTTGATATTTATTCTCTTATGCTCTATGGAGATTCTAATGTAGCTAAAAAGATAATCTATAATGTTATAAAAGAAGAGATGAAAGAGATTGAAGAAAATTTAGTTACAAAGGAAAAATTAAATGAAATCTTAAATAATTTTATAGAGGAAAAAAATTATTTAAGAGCTGAAAAAATTTCTGAATGTAGAAATTGTGGCTTTTTAAATATATGTAGAAGGGATGTGATATAA